From one Babylonia areolata isolate BAREFJ2019XMU chromosome 35, ASM4173473v1, whole genome shotgun sequence genomic stretch:
- the LOC143278051 gene encoding uncharacterized protein LOC143278051 isoform X2, whose amino-acid sequence MVDIGREVFEQWRSIGVQRRLCSDADIAAFLLKHFSTTDVRPCATCQSPLQLLCPHCPPPPPPLSSSTPSPTTHVSCPPPHLAPSTSPKSSPMPSPRSAEGEEDEVVEVLPSQPVEVKPASRRGRKRKASVPTPAPKRGSRPLSPEPSSPAPKRGRKGKAEPKAHACSDCGATFTRATALKVHMRKHTGLSLCCCSLVFLLRVSSSLFQRACIYIICA is encoded by the exons ATGGTGGACATTGGCCGTGAGGTGTTTGAGCAGTGGCGAAGCATTGGCGTCCAGAGACGGCTGTGCAGTGATGCTGACATCGCTGCCTTCCTGCTGAAGCA CTTCAGCACAACCGACGTCAGGCCCTGTGCCACCTGCCAGTCCCCCCTGCAGCTGCTGtgcccccactgcccccctcctcctcctcccctgtcctcctccaccccctcccccaccactcatgtgtcctgcccccctcctcacctcgcCCCCAGCACCTCCCCCAAGTCCTCACCAATGCCGTCCCCACGGTCTGCGGAGGGGGAAGAGGATGAAGTGGTGGAGGTTTTGCCGTCCCAGCCagtggag GTGAAGCCAGCGTCAAGGAGAGGCAGGAAACGGAAGGCATCGGTGCCGACCCCAGCCCCCAAGAGAGGCAGCAGACCACTCAGCCCAGAGCCGTCATCCCCAGCCCCGAAAAGAGGCAGGAAGGGAAAGGCCGAACCCAAAGCACACGCCTGTTCCGACTGCGGGGCCACGTTCACACGGGCGACAGCGCTCAAAGTGCACATGAGGAAACACACAGGTCTGTCCCTTTGTTGCTGTTCGCTTGTTTTTCTGCTTCGTGTGTCGTCTAGTTTATTTCAAAGAGCCTGTATTTATATCATAtgtgcctag
- the LOC143278051 gene encoding uncharacterized protein LOC143278051 isoform X1 — protein sequence MVDIGREVFEQWRSIGVQRRLCSDADIAAFLLKHFSTTDVRPCATCQSPLQLLCPHCPPPPPPLSSSTPSPTTHVSCPPPHLAPSTSPKSSPMPSPRSAEGEEDEVVEVLPSQPVEQVKPASRRGRKRKASVPTPAPKRGSRPLSPEPSSPAPKRGRKGKAEPKAHACSDCGATFTRATALKVHMRKHTGLSLCCCSLVFLLRVSSSLFQRACIYIICA from the exons ATGGTGGACATTGGCCGTGAGGTGTTTGAGCAGTGGCGAAGCATTGGCGTCCAGAGACGGCTGTGCAGTGATGCTGACATCGCTGCCTTCCTGCTGAAGCA CTTCAGCACAACCGACGTCAGGCCCTGTGCCACCTGCCAGTCCCCCCTGCAGCTGCTGtgcccccactgcccccctcctcctcctcccctgtcctcctccaccccctcccccaccactcatgtgtcctgcccccctcctcacctcgcCCCCAGCACCTCCCCCAAGTCCTCACCAATGCCGTCCCCACGGTCTGCGGAGGGGGAAGAGGATGAAGTGGTGGAGGTTTTGCCGTCCCAGCCagtggag CAGGTGAAGCCAGCGTCAAGGAGAGGCAGGAAACGGAAGGCATCGGTGCCGACCCCAGCCCCCAAGAGAGGCAGCAGACCACTCAGCCCAGAGCCGTCATCCCCAGCCCCGAAAAGAGGCAGGAAGGGAAAGGCCGAACCCAAAGCACACGCCTGTTCCGACTGCGGGGCCACGTTCACACGGGCGACAGCGCTCAAAGTGCACATGAGGAAACACACAGGTCTGTCCCTTTGTTGCTGTTCGCTTGTTTTTCTGCTTCGTGTGTCGTCTAGTTTATTTCAAAGAGCCTGTATTTATATCATAtgtgcctag